One Streptomyces sp. L2 genomic window carries:
- a CDS encoding sugar phosphate nucleotidyltransferase yields MHAVILAGGKGVRLRPYTTALPKPLVPIGDQHAILEIVLRQLSAAGFTRCTIAIGHLGEIIRAYVGDGSQWGMTVDYATEDNPLGTLGPLLSLRERLPETFLVMNGDVLTDLDYADVLRRHRDSAAPLTIATYARKVHIDFGVLTTAASKVVAFTEKPSMDYRVSMGVYGLSRATLDGYTPGLPLGFDELVLDLLRTQNPPHAYEFDGYWLDIGRPDDYDRANAEFTSRKSLLLKGA; encoded by the coding sequence GTGCACGCAGTGATCCTGGCGGGAGGCAAGGGTGTCCGGCTGCGGCCCTACACCACCGCCCTGCCCAAGCCGCTCGTCCCCATCGGCGACCAGCACGCCATCCTGGAGATCGTGCTGCGCCAGCTCTCCGCCGCGGGCTTCACCCGCTGCACCATCGCCATAGGGCACCTCGGCGAGATCATCCGCGCCTACGTCGGCGACGGCTCCCAGTGGGGCATGACCGTCGACTACGCCACCGAGGACAACCCCCTCGGCACCCTGGGCCCGCTGCTCAGCCTCCGCGAGAGACTGCCCGAGACGTTCCTGGTGATGAACGGCGACGTGCTCACCGACCTCGACTACGCCGACGTCCTGCGCCGGCACCGCGACTCCGCGGCGCCGCTCACCATCGCCACGTACGCCCGCAAGGTGCACATCGACTTCGGGGTGCTCACCACGGCCGCCAGCAAGGTCGTCGCCTTCACCGAGAAGCCCAGCATGGACTACCGCGTCTCCATGGGTGTCTACGGCCTCAGCCGTGCCACCCTCGACGGCTACACCCCGGGCCTGCCGCTCGGCTTCGACGAACTGGTCCTCGACCTGCTGCGCACCCAGAACCCGCCGCACGCCTACGAGTTCGACGGGTACTGGCTGGACATCGGCCGCCCCGACGACTACGACCGGGCGAACGCCGAGTTCACCAGCCGCAAGTCCCTCCTGCTCAAGGGAGCCTGA
- a CDS encoding NAD(P)-dependent oxidoreductase: MRILVLGGTGYLGRHVTRRLRALRGAQILAAGRRGHDGFRADLATDPPEQLAKVLAAAAPDAVVNCAGATGGDPLTLAEVNARGPAALCAALREAAPGARLVHLGSAAEYGPGTPGSPVTEAAPACPVTPYGATKLAGTVAVRTSALDGVVLRVGNPVGPGAPAASLPGRMAALLRTADRDPGAVLRLGDLSAHRDFVDVRDVAGAIALAVTATGPLPSVLNIGGGTALPVRELVRGLARRAGFRGRLEEDGAGSARSAQVSWQCSDITAAGRALGWRPAHGLDDALDALWAAGADGGRTP, encoded by the coding sequence ATGCGCATTCTCGTCCTCGGCGGCACCGGGTACCTGGGCCGTCATGTGACGCGGCGGCTGCGCGCCCTGCGGGGCGCGCAGATCCTCGCCGCCGGCCGCCGCGGCCACGACGGGTTCCGCGCCGACCTCGCCACGGACCCGCCCGAGCAGCTCGCCAAGGTCCTTGCGGCGGCCGCCCCCGACGCCGTGGTCAACTGCGCGGGCGCCACCGGCGGTGACCCTCTGACGCTGGCCGAGGTCAACGCCCGCGGCCCGGCCGCGCTCTGCGCCGCGCTCCGCGAGGCGGCACCGGGCGCCCGGCTGGTCCATCTCGGCTCGGCCGCCGAGTACGGCCCCGGCACCCCGGGCAGCCCGGTCACCGAGGCCGCGCCCGCCTGCCCCGTCACCCCGTACGGCGCCACGAAACTCGCCGGCACCGTCGCCGTGCGCACGTCCGCCCTGGACGGCGTGGTGCTCCGCGTCGGCAACCCGGTCGGCCCCGGCGCGCCCGCCGCGAGCCTGCCCGGCCGGATGGCCGCGCTGCTGCGCACGGCCGACCGGGACCCCGGCGCGGTCCTGCGGCTCGGCGACCTGTCCGCGCACCGCGACTTCGTCGACGTCCGGGACGTGGCCGGCGCGATCGCCCTCGCGGTCACGGCGACCGGCCCGCTGCCGTCCGTCCTCAACATCGGCGGCGGCACGGCTCTTCCGGTGCGGGAGCTGGTGCGGGGCCTGGCCCGCAGGGCCGGCTTCCGGGGCCGGCTGGAGGAGGACGGAGCGGGCTCGGCGCGCTCCGCGCAGGTGTCCTGGCAGTGCTCCGACATCACCGCCGCCGGCCGGGCGCTCGGGTGGCGGCCCGCCCACGGACTCGACGACGCCCTCGACGCGCTGTGGGCGGCGGGCGCGGACGGCGGGCGTACGCCGTGA
- a CDS encoding spherulation-specific family 4 protein yields MSLLVPLYVHPAEDPGAWHRLIGAADRTYAVVLNPASGPGTAPDPAFTAAARALRAAGARLLGYVDTDYGVRDRAEITEDVRRHQEWYAADGCFLDRVTATADGLPACRRLLREVRRLGAGTVVLNPGVHPAPGYVRLADLTVTFEGHWSTYVAAFTRPAWTARHPPERFCHLVYGVPEALVPLAVRTAHERGAAVSGPVTGEPPNPWARLTPALA; encoded by the coding sequence GTGAGCCTGCTGGTCCCGCTGTACGTGCACCCGGCCGAGGACCCGGGCGCCTGGCACCGGCTGATCGGGGCGGCCGACCGCACCTACGCGGTCGTCCTCAACCCCGCGAGCGGGCCGGGCACGGCCCCGGACCCCGCCTTCACGGCGGCCGCCCGGGCCCTGAGGGCGGCCGGGGCCCGTCTGCTGGGCTACGTCGACACCGACTACGGCGTACGGGACCGGGCCGAGATCACCGAGGACGTGCGCCGGCACCAGGAGTGGTACGCGGCCGACGGCTGCTTCCTGGACCGGGTCACCGCCACCGCGGACGGACTGCCCGCCTGCCGCCGGCTGCTGCGGGAGGTGCGGCGGCTCGGCGCCGGAACCGTCGTCCTCAACCCGGGCGTCCATCCGGCACCGGGTTACGTCCGCCTCGCCGACCTGACCGTCACCTTCGAGGGCCACTGGTCGACGTACGTCGCCGCGTTCACCCGGCCGGCCTGGACGGCACGCCACCCGCCCGAGCGGTTCTGCCACCTCGTCTACGGCGTGCCCGAGGCCCTCGTCCCGCTCGCGGTCCGGACCGCCCATGAACGGGGGGCGGCGGTCAGCGGTCCGGTGACGGGGGAACCGCCCAACCCCTGGGCGCGGTTGACGCCGGCACTGGCCTGA
- a CDS encoding 1,4-alpha-glucan branching protein, whose amino-acid sequence MAVIHRTTVSPTKLELLTAWLPTRPWYRGGPTPVLAKSGGFRLDDPEGEVGTEFMVVTDTSGPEPTAYLVPLTYRGAPLEGAGHALVGTMEHGVLGTRWVYDGCHDPVLVTESLALIEGRARAQAQSLTDTPDHDVTRACTCGPLPAAVAPAAADDDTGTRVPLPQALTLHVHRVLDPSAPTPPEGALGHAAGVWQGQDGERAQAVFMVLRGA is encoded by the coding sequence ATGGCCGTCATCCACCGGACCACCGTCAGCCCGACCAAGCTCGAACTGCTCACGGCCTGGCTGCCCACCCGCCCCTGGTACCGGGGCGGCCCCACCCCGGTCCTGGCGAAGTCCGGCGGGTTCCGGCTGGACGACCCGGAGGGCGAGGTCGGCACCGAGTTCATGGTGGTCACCGACACCTCGGGCCCCGAGCCGACCGCGTACCTGGTGCCGCTCACCTACCGGGGCGCACCGCTGGAGGGCGCCGGACACGCGCTCGTCGGCACCATGGAGCACGGCGTGCTGGGCACCCGCTGGGTCTATGACGGCTGCCACGACCCGGTGCTGGTCACCGAGTCGCTCGCCCTGATCGAGGGCCGCGCCCGGGCCCAGGCGCAGAGCCTCACGGACACCCCGGACCACGACGTCACCCGCGCCTGCACCTGCGGCCCCCTGCCGGCGGCGGTCGCCCCGGCCGCCGCCGACGACGACACGGGCACGCGCGTTCCCCTCCCACAGGCTCTGACCCTCCACGTCCACCGTGTCCTCGACCCGTCCGCGCCCACTCCGCCCGAGGGCGCGCTCGGTCATGCCGCCGGTGTCTGGCAGGGTCAGGACGGCGAGCGGGCACAGGCGGTGTTCATGGTCCTGCGCGGTGCCTGA
- a CDS encoding M1 family aminopeptidase: MRPIPHKALAATAFTVVALAAASLPVTPAAAAPPSAAATCTPTQAVANGGFESGTSPWSQTSGVITGDSGQSAHGGSSYAWLDGYGRSHTDTLSQSVTVPAGCDTATLTFWLHVDTGETTSSTAYDKLTAKIGGTTLATYSNLDAAAGYVEKSFDVSSYAGQTVNLAFTGVEDTSLQTSFVLDDIALDTSGGGTTPPPADSTRTPAAPAYTVSLSSDSAGTVWNGHESASFTNASASPLNEVYLRLWDNYHGSCSAMPIEVSNVTGGTAGDLSVGCTALRIDLPAPLEQGQSTTIGFDLGITVPSGADRFGHDGAFAFIGNALPVLAVRDGAGWHLDPYTNNGESFYSLAADFHVTLDHPSSLLVPATGTSTDTPGTSGRTVTTATASKVRDFAWAAGPFSKISGTSPAGVAVNVYSVSGISSSSAQSMLSTAESAVDAHAARFGAYPYGELDAVIDNNYWFGGMEYPGFVLDLVSTTALTHEIGHQWWYGIVGDDEYNSPWLDEAFADYSTDLALGKTGGNCWNSVSWASGAEKITNSMAYWDAHSSRYSTVVYGYGKCALHDLRRLIGDTAMTKLMKDYATAHWYGVSTTAEFKAAAQAATGTDLTSFWTQHRIDG; the protein is encoded by the coding sequence GTGAGACCGATCCCCCACAAGGCGCTCGCCGCGACCGCGTTCACCGTCGTCGCGCTGGCCGCCGCCTCCCTCCCCGTCACCCCGGCAGCGGCCGCGCCGCCGTCCGCCGCCGCTACGTGCACACCGACCCAGGCCGTCGCCAACGGCGGCTTCGAGAGCGGCACCTCACCCTGGAGCCAGACCTCCGGCGTGATCACCGGCGACAGCGGGCAGAGCGCCCACGGCGGCAGCTCCTACGCCTGGCTCGACGGCTACGGCAGGAGCCACACCGACACCCTCTCCCAGAGCGTCACCGTCCCCGCCGGGTGCGACACCGCCACCCTCACCTTCTGGCTGCACGTCGACACCGGCGAGACGACCTCGTCGACCGCCTACGACAAGCTGACCGCGAAGATCGGCGGCACCACGCTGGCGACCTACTCGAACCTCGACGCCGCCGCCGGCTACGTCGAGAAGTCCTTCGACGTGTCCTCCTACGCCGGCCAGACCGTGAACCTCGCCTTCACCGGTGTCGAGGACACCAGCCTGCAGACCAGCTTCGTCCTGGACGACATCGCCCTCGACACCTCCGGCGGCGGTACGACCCCGCCCCCGGCGGACTCCACCCGCACCCCCGCCGCGCCCGCCTACACCGTCAGCCTCAGCAGCGACAGCGCCGGGACCGTCTGGAACGGGCACGAGAGCGCGTCCTTCACCAACGCCTCCGCGAGCCCCCTGAACGAGGTCTACCTGCGGCTGTGGGACAACTACCACGGCAGCTGCTCGGCGATGCCCATCGAGGTCAGTAACGTCACCGGCGGCACGGCCGGCGACCTCTCCGTCGGCTGCACCGCCCTCAGGATCGACCTGCCCGCCCCGCTGGAGCAGGGCCAGAGCACCACCATCGGCTTCGACCTCGGCATCACCGTGCCCAGCGGCGCCGACCGGTTCGGGCACGACGGCGCGTTCGCCTTTATCGGCAACGCCCTGCCCGTCCTCGCCGTCCGCGACGGCGCCGGCTGGCACCTCGACCCCTACACGAACAACGGCGAGTCGTTCTACTCCCTGGCCGCCGACTTCCACGTCACCCTCGACCACCCCAGCTCCCTGCTGGTCCCGGCCACCGGCACCTCCACCGACACCCCCGGCACGAGCGGCCGTACCGTCACCACCGCCACCGCGAGCAAGGTGCGCGACTTCGCCTGGGCCGCCGGACCCTTCAGCAAGATCTCCGGCACCTCGCCCGCCGGCGTCGCGGTGAACGTGTACTCCGTCTCCGGCATCAGCTCCTCCAGCGCCCAGTCGATGCTCAGCACCGCCGAGTCCGCCGTCGACGCCCACGCCGCCCGCTTCGGCGCCTACCCCTACGGCGAACTGGACGCGGTCATCGACAACAACTACTGGTTCGGTGGCATGGAGTACCCCGGCTTCGTCCTCGACCTGGTCAGCACCACCGCGCTCACCCACGAGATCGGCCACCAGTGGTGGTACGGCATCGTCGGCGACGACGAGTACAACAGCCCCTGGCTGGACGAGGCCTTCGCCGACTACTCCACCGACCTGGCCCTGGGCAAGACCGGCGGCAACTGCTGGAACAGCGTCTCCTGGGCCTCCGGCGCCGAGAAGATCACCAACTCGATGGCCTACTGGGACGCCCACTCCTCGCGCTACTCCACCGTGGTCTACGGCTACGGCAAGTGCGCGCTGCACGACCTCAGGCGCCTGATCGGCGACACCGCCATGACCAAGCTGATGAAGGACTACGCCACCGCGCACTGGTACGGCGTCTCGACCACCGCCGAGTTCAAGGCCGCCGCCCAGGCCGCCACCGGCACCGACCTCACCTCCTTCTGGACCCAGCACCGCATCGACGGCTGA
- a CDS encoding lysozyme, whose product MDGVRTSMTFPSRPSRLGLTGVLTGLLLLLSSPPATPAPGGAIPIRGSAYMGMGVLAHDGAADLPDTAAPGSRANLTEGVDVSSYQGDVAWSTLWGSGTKWAYSKATEGTYYKNPYFAQQYTGSYNVGMVHGAYHFATPDTTSGTTQADYFVDHGGGWSKDGKTLPGALDIEWNPYGDSCYGKSTSAMVSWIRDFLNRYKSRTGRSPVIYTATSWWSQCTGNYGGFSASPLWIARYASSAGTLPSGWSSYTMWQYTSSGATVGDHDRFNGSLTKLRDFATG is encoded by the coding sequence ATGGATGGCGTGCGAACCTCCATGACCTTCCCCAGCCGCCCGTCACGACTCGGCCTCACCGGCGTCCTGACCGGCCTCCTCCTGCTCCTGTCCAGTCCGCCCGCCACGCCGGCCCCGGGCGGCGCCATACCCATTCGCGGCAGCGCCTACATGGGCATGGGCGTCCTCGCCCACGACGGCGCCGCCGACCTGCCCGACACCGCCGCCCCCGGCTCCCGGGCCAACCTCACCGAGGGCGTCGACGTCTCCAGCTACCAGGGCGACGTCGCCTGGTCGACGCTGTGGGGCAGCGGCACCAAATGGGCCTACTCCAAGGCGACCGAGGGGACCTACTACAAGAACCCCTACTTCGCCCAGCAGTACACCGGCTCCTACAACGTCGGCATGGTCCACGGCGCCTACCACTTCGCCACCCCGGACACCACCAGCGGCACCACCCAGGCCGACTACTTCGTCGACCACGGCGGCGGCTGGTCCAAGGACGGCAAGACCCTGCCCGGCGCCCTCGACATCGAGTGGAACCCCTACGGCGACTCCTGCTACGGCAAGTCCACGAGCGCCATGGTCAGCTGGATCCGGGACTTTTTGAACCGCTACAAGTCCCGCACCGGCCGCAGCCCCGTCATCTACACCGCCACCAGCTGGTGGAGCCAGTGCACCGGGAACTACGGCGGCTTCTCGGCCAGCCCGCTCTGGATCGCCCGCTACGCCTCCTCGGCCGGGACCCTGCCGTCGGGCTGGTCCTCGTACACGATGTGGCAGTACACGTCCTCCGGCGCCACGGTCGGCGACCACGACCGCTTCAACGGCTCCCTGACCAAGCTCCGCGACTTCGCCACCGGATGA
- a CDS encoding LuxR family transcriptional regulator: protein MRSHAPSLVGRDPQLGLLESALSAARQGRGGVVFLVGEAGVGKSRLAAEAVGSALGSGMRVLRGRSSTTGPAVPFRPLTEALMSLFRSGEPLDDLPLGPYRPVLGRLIPDWDTGERDSSSMVILGEAVLRLLIAASRGQGQLLLLEDLHDADPETLGVLEYLVDNLEYTPVLLLATVRTDFSDALDLAQSARRRGAAALVELPPLTRPEADAMVAAQLGADDPGEIPAPVLRRLWEDSAGSPYLVEELLQSMIGAGTLVQSADGWRAVGDLRSDVSSTVARGILRRIDRLGTQGLTLLSAAAVLGRRFPLSVLQRMTDVDDRALLSHLHAGVAARLVLPDEPAPDWYSFRHSLTVEALFTQMTTGQRAELARRGATAIEELHAGLDGDWCALAAGLRCEAGDRTAAGRLFAEAGGRALAAGALGSAVTLLGRAEELLASGSDPQARAEVLEHLLPALAESGDFARAFDLAEDLHVLDGSGLSPARLATLHTRLAKVAHTAGRWNDGNLQVARAREVLAGAPDEATAAAVDVTAAYLALDTPGADRTQHAEKLARSAADTAERYGLPVVACQARELLATVARERDPDESAAMLEQALATAERHRLPLQRMYAATRMGGNTWLAEGDPAGLLAAREEALRLGSVNIVHTVDGILVLDAVLRGAYDTARTAAAECLAVVRRLRLAPAVRYVLMARATLEAHHGDRTAMEATLASMAKWDGAGSQEEPLGFGLARAFCALMEEDRGRARAELGRVRELEAGNPSTYHLGGTHGLGLLLDVLAGDADRARHEEVTATAVARMRWNRQFVLLADAVLLGREGRGGAAAEAVEAALEVARPYPPAQHLGLRLIADAAHQDGWGDPVGWLRRAEHHFHERDVPAVSGACRAALRRLGAPVHQHRTGTSGIPEQLRARGVTVREFEVFRLLAERLGNKDIADRLFISPRTAEKHIASLMTKTGAANRADLCARSAALRAGRAGPGE, encoded by the coding sequence ATGCGTTCCCATGCGCCATCCCTGGTCGGTCGGGACCCCCAACTGGGTCTGCTGGAGAGTGCGTTGTCCGCCGCCCGGCAAGGACGCGGCGGCGTCGTCTTCCTGGTCGGCGAGGCCGGTGTCGGCAAGTCACGGCTGGCCGCCGAGGCCGTGGGCAGTGCCCTGGGGTCCGGGATGCGGGTGCTGCGCGGCCGCAGCAGTACCACGGGTCCGGCGGTGCCGTTCCGGCCGCTGACCGAGGCGCTGATGTCGCTGTTCCGCAGCGGCGAACCGCTCGACGACCTGCCCCTCGGCCCGTACCGTCCGGTGCTCGGGCGGCTGATACCCGACTGGGACACCGGGGAGCGCGACAGCAGCTCCATGGTCATCCTCGGCGAGGCGGTACTGAGGCTGCTGATCGCGGCCTCCCGCGGACAGGGACAGCTCCTGCTGCTGGAGGACCTGCACGACGCGGACCCCGAGACGCTCGGCGTCCTCGAATACCTGGTGGACAACCTCGAATACACCCCGGTGCTGCTGCTGGCCACCGTGCGCACCGACTTCAGCGACGCCCTGGACCTCGCCCAGTCGGCGCGCCGGCGCGGAGCCGCCGCTCTCGTCGAACTCCCGCCGCTGACCCGGCCGGAGGCCGACGCCATGGTCGCGGCGCAGCTCGGCGCCGACGACCCCGGTGAGATACCCGCCCCGGTGCTGCGGCGGCTGTGGGAGGACTCCGCGGGCAGCCCGTATCTGGTGGAGGAACTGCTCCAGTCCATGATCGGGGCCGGCACGCTGGTGCAGTCGGCGGACGGCTGGCGGGCCGTCGGTGACCTGCGCAGCGACGTCTCGTCCACGGTGGCCCGCGGCATCCTGCGCCGTATCGACCGGCTCGGCACCCAGGGCCTGACCCTGCTGTCGGCGGCCGCGGTCCTCGGCAGGCGCTTCCCGCTGTCCGTGCTGCAGCGCATGACCGACGTCGACGACCGGGCCCTGCTCAGTCATCTGCACGCGGGCGTGGCCGCCCGGCTGGTGCTCCCCGACGAGCCCGCCCCGGACTGGTACTCCTTCCGCCACTCCCTCACCGTGGAGGCGCTGTTCACGCAGATGACGACCGGTCAGCGCGCGGAGCTGGCCCGGCGGGGCGCGACGGCGATCGAGGAACTGCACGCCGGGCTCGACGGCGACTGGTGCGCGCTGGCGGCCGGGCTGCGGTGCGAGGCCGGGGACCGGACCGCGGCCGGGCGGCTGTTCGCCGAGGCGGGCGGCCGGGCGCTGGCGGCGGGCGCGCTCGGCTCGGCGGTGACCCTGCTCGGCCGGGCCGAGGAACTCCTCGCCTCCGGCAGCGATCCGCAGGCCCGCGCCGAAGTGCTGGAACACCTGCTGCCGGCGCTCGCCGAATCGGGGGACTTCGCGCGCGCCTTCGACCTGGCCGAGGACCTGCACGTCCTCGACGGGTCGGGGCTGAGCCCGGCCCGGCTGGCCACCCTGCACACCCGGCTGGCCAAGGTCGCGCACACCGCGGGCCGGTGGAACGACGGCAACCTCCAGGTCGCCCGGGCCCGCGAGGTGCTGGCCGGCGCCCCCGACGAGGCCACCGCGGCGGCCGTCGACGTCACCGCCGCCTACCTCGCCCTGGACACGCCCGGCGCGGACCGCACGCAGCACGCGGAGAAGCTGGCCCGGTCGGCCGCCGACACCGCCGAGCGGTACGGGCTGCCGGTCGTCGCCTGCCAGGCCCGCGAGCTGCTGGCCACGGTGGCCCGGGAGCGGGACCCGGACGAGTCCGCCGCGATGCTGGAACAGGCCCTCGCCACGGCCGAGCGGCACCGCCTCCCCCTGCAGCGCATGTACGCGGCGACCCGCATGGGCGGCAACACCTGGCTCGCCGAGGGCGATCCGGCCGGGCTGCTCGCCGCCCGCGAGGAGGCGCTGCGGCTGGGCTCGGTGAACATCGTGCACACCGTGGACGGCATCCTCGTCCTGGACGCGGTGCTGCGCGGCGCGTACGACACGGCCCGCACGGCCGCCGCCGAGTGCCTGGCCGTCGTACGACGGCTGCGGCTCGCCCCCGCGGTCAGGTACGTGCTGATGGCGCGGGCCACGCTGGAGGCGCACCACGGCGACCGTACGGCGATGGAGGCGACGCTCGCCTCGATGGCCAAGTGGGACGGGGCCGGTTCGCAGGAGGAGCCGCTGGGCTTCGGTCTGGCCCGCGCGTTCTGCGCGCTGATGGAGGAGGACCGCGGCCGGGCGCGGGCCGAACTGGGGCGGGTGCGGGAGCTGGAGGCGGGCAACCCCTCCACCTACCATCTCGGTGGCACCCACGGGCTCGGGCTGCTGCTGGACGTGCTGGCCGGCGACGCGGACCGGGCCCGGCACGAGGAGGTCACCGCGACCGCCGTGGCCCGGATGCGCTGGAACCGCCAGTTCGTCCTGCTCGCCGACGCCGTGCTGCTCGGCCGCGAGGGCAGGGGCGGTGCGGCCGCCGAGGCCGTCGAGGCGGCGCTGGAGGTGGCCCGGCCGTATCCGCCCGCCCAGCACCTGGGCCTGCGGCTGATCGCGGACGCGGCCCACCAGGACGGCTGGGGCGATCCGGTCGGCTGGCTGCGGCGGGCCGAGCACCACTTCCACGAGCGGGACGTGCCGGCCGTCTCGGGCGCCTGCCGGGCCGCGCTGCGCCGGCTCGGCGCCCCCGTGCACCAGCACCGCACGGGCACCAGCGGCATCCCGGAGCAGTTGCGGGCGCGGGGCGTCACCGTCCGGGAGTTCGAGGTGTTCCGGCTGCTCGCGGAGCGGCTCGGCAACAAGGACATCGCCGACCGGCTGTTCATCTCGCCCCGCACGGCGGAGAAGCACATCGCGAGCCTGATGACCAAGACCGGGGCGGCCAACCGGGCGGACCTGTGCGCGCGGTCCGCCGCCCTGCGGGCCGGGCGGGCCGGCCCGGGTGAGTAG